Within Styela clava chromosome 8, kaStyClav1.hap1.2, whole genome shotgun sequence, the genomic segment CACTGTGTCCTTCTTGATGATGATAATGGTCGATTATCAAGTCTGTAACATGATGATGATATGGTAAAATCAGTTGATGCTTCGATTCTCGAGATAAACTTGAGCGCTGAAGTCTTCCACCAACGCAAATTACTCCATCGATCAAGCATGGTGTCAAACTCTTCAAACTTGATGATTTAGTCAGTTTCACATCTTCACTAGAAAATGCTTCATCTTGTACAAGTCGAATGACATTAGTTGATGCCATCTTGAGTTCATCAACACTCAatccaatttgatgaaatttagGTTTATCCTTCTTACCATACTTCCACAGAAAACATTTCTTGAAGCGACACAACCAGGCAACACTTCTACATAGCTTCGTCCATGATGAATATCTTTCCAAGATTTTGAATAGAGCTGGCTTCGATTTTCCAGTTGTTGCACACACTTGACGTGTCGATTTTGTTTCTGGATCATTATCTGAAACCTGTGGTAATATCTTTGGTCTTTCAGGCCAGTTTTCCTCCGAATCACAAAGAAAGTTTGGTCCCTGAAACCACATGTTGCACTTGTTCAATTTGCTAGGCATTACTCCCCTCGAAGCAACGTCAGCTGGATTATCCTTCGTTCCCACATGACGCCACTGCGATGGCTCCGAAAGTTCATGAATGGTTGCAATTCGATTTGCAACAAAAACTTTAAATCGGGTTGACACATTATTGATGTACTGTAAAACAGACATTGAATCTGTCCAGTAGACGAtcctttcaaatttatattccaATTCCGATTGAATCATAGCACTTAGTTTTGCTGCAACCACCGCTGCGCACAGTTCTAATCGAGGAATTGATACCGCCTTTAAAGGAGTTACTCTAGATTTTCCTGCGACAAATTCACATTGAACTGCTCCAGAAGTGCAGACAACTCTTACGTATGAAACTGCTCCAAGACCAGATTCACTGGCATCACAAAAGGTATGCAACTGCATCTTGCATGATTCATACCTAGTTCCATGCAGCCATCTTGGTACCCTCACTTTTGCCAATTCAGATAATTGTCCAATCCAATTCTCCCATAGTTTAATTGCATCCATAGGAAGGTCATCATCCCAGCCGAGATCCTGGGCACACAAACGTTGCAATAACTTCTTCATTGGCAACAGGAATGGGCCCAGCATACCCAACGGATCAAAGACTTGACTCAGCATTGAGAGCAATCCCCTCCGAGTATGTGGTTTCTGCTGAATATCGACTTCAAATACAAAGGAATCTAGTGGAATATTCCACGACAGTCCGAGTACTTTCTGTGACGACACTTTGTCAAGGTTCAAGTTCTCTGATGAAACAGCTCTGTCAACTTCCGGTATAGAATTCATAACTTCAATGCTATTGCTAGAAAACTTCGAAAGACGGAAACCCCCATTTTCTAATAGACCGCGAACTTCTTTGATTCGTTTCAATGCAAGAGGAACAGTCGGCTCAGATCGTTCTAAGTCATCGACATAAAAACTCTTTCTAATAGCATTCAAggtttcttcatcttcatggtTCGCATTATCTTCAGCTACTCGTTTTAAAGCGTAACATGCAACGCTTGGCGACCAATTTCCTCCAAAAAGATGAACGTTCATTTGATACTCAGCTACTGGTTGTTTGAGATCACCATCTGGCCACCATAAAAATCTCAATGCTTCACGATCTTCAGGTGTGACTAGAACCTGGTGATACATACTTTTGATATCAGCAACCACAGCAATCTTCTCTTGTGGAAATCTTGACAGGACACCAATTAGCGAATTAGTTTGAGAAGGTCCACATAGAATATTGTCATTAAGAGACGTGTCTTGGTATCTAGCAGAAGCATCAAAAACAATCCGAAACTTTCCTCCTGTGCAGTGATGAGGAAGATACCACGTCTTTTTGGTGTGTTCCAGCTTGTTATCCCAAATTCTGCTTGCATGACCATTCGATATGTATTCTTCCATTTTCTTCTTATATTTATCATGCAATTCTGGATCACGAAGCAATCTTTTCTTCAAATTGTTGAGACGTGACTCAgcaatttttatgttatttggCAATTCTGCGTCTTTCCTTTTCCACGGAATGCTCACTTGATAATGACCATCCACTTTACAGATGGTATTTGCCATAATTGATAATGCAGCCTTATCTTCTATTAAAGGAGCAGTATCGTATGCATTGCAACCTGAAAACTCCGTTTCAAACGCTTTCTCCATTTGCTCATGTAGCCTCTCATTGTTCAAAGAAATCCATGAAACGTTGTCAACATGAGATTCATCACACTGATTGTAAGTATCATCAGGACCGAACAACGCCCAGCCTAGAGCCGTTCTTGCGGCATATGATTGACCCTTTTTCCCGCGTCTCATTCCAGAAATTACATGCGCCTCTGGAGCATCCACGCCTACCAAAATCTCAACTTTGGCATTTTCCAGCGTTGGAAAATTCAAGTCCTGAATGTGATTGCATCTTAACGAATCAGCATTCGAAGGAATGTTAATCTCCAGATCGGATGGAAGTCTATCCAGAACTCTGACGCCTTTGATGTGAATTGAATGCACTTCACGCAATCCACGGATATTCAATGATACTCGAGCACTGTCAGTCTTAACGACACCACCCAAggttttcaaaacaatttcatCTTTGATACCTTTTATGCCAAGCCTCTTCATCAAATCATTTGTACATAGCGATACATCAGAACCATCATCTAGAAAGGCATACGTGTCGCAAGATCGGCCATCCGATCCCCAACATCTAACTGGTACTACCTTCCTACGAATATGTGATGCTGTCTCCCTTGATGAACAAAATGATGATGAAACATGAGCCCCAGTCTTTTCAGCTGGTTCAGACCCGGCCTCCTTCGATGATGAATAACTACTGACTTCATGTTTCTCAGACTGAGTGTCGTCAGTTGAGTTACGCAAGTCAACTTTAGAGTTTGTTTGTCCATTTTTTGAATGCTTAAAGTGCAACAGTGTATGATGTTTTAGATCACAGCCTTCCACTCTACAGTGAATTTTAGATTGACACCGGCTTGTCCAGTGACCAGGAATCAAACAATTAAAACAGATATTCTTCTGTCGCACAAACCTGTGTCTGAATGAAACTTCTTTTTCTTTGAATTTTGCACAATTCCACAATCGATGACTACCGTCACACATCGTGCACTTCAACTCATGACTTTTACGTTTTGGAATGTCCTTACTAGAGTTTTCTTCGGATATGAGAAAGGATGACACCTTGCGATTACTACGAGTACCTCCCAAGTCGTCAACTTTCTTCTTCCTTTGTGATTCACGAGCAAGTTTGCCAAAACCTGATCGATTGACATTTGACACAGATTCCATAAATGATAAGAGTGTATCGAAGTTTACCAAGTCTCCAGCATTATAACGATCATTGGCCAAATTTGCAAATTTCCACAAATGCTGAGATGGAAaccttttgacaatttttctcAGTACAGTTAAGTCATCCAAATTGGCTCTAATACCAAATTGTGAAAATGTTATAAATGTGCTTCTTGCTTGAGTAAGCAATTTATCCCAAGCTTCAATGTCATTAACTTTTATTGCGGGTCCCTCACACAACAAATTAAGATGTGCATCAATGATTAAATGAGTCTGACCATAATTTCGATGAAGAATATTACGTGCCAAATTGTATCCCTCTTCTGATGGTAAATTTCCACATGATTTTATAGCTTCCTTTGCTTCACCAGTGCAATGAGATATtagataatttaattttgtagcAGTGTCCAGTTTGCATGATCCAATATAGTTATTGAATTCACGAACGAATTCAGGATATTTTAGTACGTTCCCGTCAAATACAGAAAGCTTAATCTGAGGTAATGTGAATCCCTGCTTGATTATATTTGCCACATCAGTCATGCCCGCCATCATCGCCCTGGTCAATTGCGCTACAGCATTCAGGGTCATGTTAGGCATTTCAGTAGCAAAAGGCTTGGCCACATCTGGCGCCCTCATGCCTCCCCTAACATCATCATACACGATATCATGCTTGGCAGATTTGAAATCAGGCTTAATCTCTGGCTTGACGTAATTAGGCAACAATAATTGCTCCGCACTAATCTGTGGATCTAGTGGTTGCTCGCAATTATCAGGTAAAATAGGACTCACCAATATCTTCTGAGTCACAGGCACCTCATGCTCCTGGCTTGAGTAATGGATAGGTATGCCTGGATCCAACATGCAAATAGGCCGCTGTACAATTTCTTCCGCAGTAGAATGTTTATCCTGATCCgtatttacaattttgaaaatactcCTGTTACAATCCTCATTAAAATCTAATATTTCCGATTTATCATcatgtttatttaatatttgtgcATCATGACTTGGCACAGAAAACAGTCCCTTCCCCCCTGGTGTCTTCACGTATTCCATCAATCTCTTCGGTGATAAGGTAGTAAAGGATTCCACATCTTCTTCTTCATCATCCCGCGTTGAGCCTTTGCTTGATCTTGCCGCGACGCTTTCCAATTCTATCTTCGCTTGTTCTGCTTCCGTTTCCGCATCCAATATACTTCGCTGAAGTTCAAGTTGGACACGTTTACGCTCAAGTTCAACACGTTCGCTCTCAAGCGCAGCTTCCTTTTTTGCCCGCTCCAACTTTAATTGCGCTAAACGTAGATTACGCTCGGCCTTGGCTTGATCCGACTTCATCGACGATGTTATCGATGTCCGAGACGACGACATTTCGACAATATAAACGCTTAGATGTTTCCTTTCAATTGATTTACGATAAAGTTCACACGATCAAAGTATCCACGAATGGCGAGTGTCACGAAGCCAATATTTAGCAACAAATGTAGATTATAAGCGACTTAACacttatgatgaggctctacaagaagcctataacgtgttgggcggtgacacttcgcgctattaacttcccctgatgtataacctgccaggtttctcgataattaacaactccaca encodes:
- the LOC144425871 gene encoding uncharacterized protein LOC144425871, with translation MSSSRTSITSSMKSDQAKAERNLRLAQLKLERAKKEAALESERVELERKRVQLELQRSILDAETEAEQAKIELESVAARSSKGSTRDDEEEDVESFTTLSPKRLMEYVKTPGGKGLFSVPSHDAQILNKHDDKSEILDFNEDCNRSIFKIVNTDQDKHSTAEEIVQRPICMLDPGIPIHYSSQEHEVPVTQKILVSPILPDNCEQPLDPQISAEQLLLPNYVKPEIKPDFKSAKHDIVYDDVRGGMRAPDVAKPFATEMPNMTLNAVAQLTRAMMAGMTDVANIIKQGFTLPQIKLSVFDGNVLKYPEFVREFNNYIGSCKLDTATKLNYLISHCTGEAKEAIKSCGNLPSEEGYNLARNILHRNYGQTHLIIDAHLNLLCEGPAIKVNDIEAWDKLLTQARSTFITFSQFGIRANLDDLTVLRKIVKRFPSQHLWKFANLANDRYNAGDLVNFDTLLSFMESVSNVNRSGFGKLARESQRKKKVDDLGGTRSNRKVSSFLISEENSSKDIPKRKSHELKCTMCDGSHRLWNCAKFKEKEVSFRHRFVRQKNICFNCLIPGHWTSRCQSKIHCRVEGCDLKHHTLLHFKHSKNGQTNSKVDLRNSTDDTQSEKHEVSSYSSSKEAGSEPAEKTGAHVSSSFCSSRETASHIRRKVVPVRCWGSDGRSCDTYAFLDDGSDVSLCTNDLMKRLGIKGIKDEIVLKTLGGVVKTDSARVSLNIRGLREVHSIHIKGVRVLDRLPSDLEINIPSNADSLRCNHIQDLNFPTLENAKVEILVGVDAPEAHVISGMRRGKKGQSYAARTALGWALFGPDDTYNQCDESHVDNVSWISLNNERLHEQMEKAFETEFSGCNAYDTAPLIEDKAALSIMANTICKVDGHYQVSIPWKRKDAELPNNIKIAESRLNNLKKRLLRDPELHDKYKKKMEEYISNGHASRIWDNKLEHTKKTWYLPHHCTGGKFRIVFDASARYQDTSLNDNILCGPSQTNSLIGVLSRFPQEKIAVVADIKSMYHQVLVTPEDREALRFLWWPDGDLKQPVAEYQMNVHLFGGNWSPSVACYALKRVAEDNANHEDEETLNAIRKSFYVDDLERSEPTVPLALKRIKEVRGLLENGGFRLSKFSSNSIEVMNSIPEVDRAVSSENLNLDKVSSQKVLGLSWNIPLDSFVFEVDIQQKPHTRRGLLSMLSQVFDPLGMLGPFLLPMKKLLQRLCAQDLGWDDDLPMDAIKLWENWIGQLSELAKVRVPRWLHGTRYESCKMQLHTFCDASESGLGAVSYVRVVCTSGAVQCEFVAGKSRVTPLKAVSIPRLELCAAVVAAKLSAMIQSELEYKFERIVYWTDSMSVLQYINNVSTRFKVFVANRIATIHELSEPSQWRHVGTKDNPADVASRGVMPSKLNKCNMWFQGPNFLCDSEENWPERPKILPQVSDNDPETKSTRQVCATTGKSKPALFKILERYSSWTKLCRSVAWLCRFKKCFLWKYGKKDKPKFHQIGLSVDELKMASTNVIRLVQDEAFSSEDVKLTKSSSLKSLTPCLIDGVICVGGRLQRSSLSRESKHQLILPYHHHVTDLIIDHYHHQEGHSGVLHILSVIREKFWIIKGHSAIRNRIRRCLKCKMMHSKSGTQIMAPLPEVRVTPGNSPFASTGVDLMGPVLIKSGRSEVKRWAAIFTCMATRALHIEVVNSLDASAFLEAFDRFTARRGLPLEVFSDNGTNFTASNKYLKEGVQRWNESVHQSLSQREIKWNFNPPAASHWGGCWERMIRSVRKVLTALVGERHLTEASFYTFLTQVERILNNRPITAVGDDPKDLKALTPGMLLTGRLDPSYPSDIFLKADGYRKSWKLVQWMADQFWNRWVKEYLQILQTRQKWQQQKRNFAVGDLVLVMDENSPRGSWPKALVEEVYPDEYGNVRRVRVRTAKSTYIRDIRKLCYLESP